GCAAGCAATCGCTGATCCGCTTCAAGTCGGGCAAAAAGCCCATATCGAGCATGCGGTCGGCTTCGTCGAGGACGAACATTTCGATGGTGCTGATGTCGATCCAACCTTGCTGAATCAAATCGACAAGGCGACCCGGCGTGGCGATGATGATATCGACGCCTTGCTGCAACATGCGCACTTGCGGACCTTGGCTCACACCACCATAGACAGTGACGAACCGCAGTCGCGTATTGCGACCATAGGTATCGAGGCTATCGGCAATTTGCGAAGCCAATTCGCGGGTGGGCGAAAGGATCAAAGCGCGCGTCGGACGACGGTGCTTGGGGGCATGCCGCGTGCGAGAAAACGCATTGAGCATGTGCCCGTGCTGCGGACGATCGTCATGAAAACGACCTTCGCGCGACGGGGTAACTTCGCCGCGAGCCGGTTCGGGCTGCTGCTTGGGTTTCGTCGTGGACAGGCGATGCAAAATCGGCAGCGCGAACGCAGCGGTCTTGCCGGTACCGGTCTGAGCGCAGCCGAGCAAATCTCGGCCAGCTAACAGATGTGGGATCGCCTGAGCCTGGATAGGAGTAGGAATTGTGTAGCCTTCGGCTAACACGGCGCGCAGAATCTCTGGCGCTAACGAGAGCGATTCAAAGGACATGCTTGGTCTCTGGAGAGCAGGTGCTCTCGCTGGGAGAATCCCAGGACCGTAAGGTGGCGACCGCAAAACACGCGGCAGCGAAAAAACCATTGGACCTGGCGGAAATCCGATGGCTAAAAACCGAAAGGATCAATCCGTAGTTCGTTCTAACATCCGCCCCGGCGAGTGGTCTAGGGGAGAAAATGAATCTGAGGACGAATTTCTCAAAAAGTGTGAAACTGCCATCCACGCAACCTAACTCGCCATGGCAGCAGCCGCACTCTTAAGCCGGAAGTGCCGGTTATTGCGGTGATTTCGGCGGCCCGCTGGCCGAATGCACAATCGGCTTTTCGAGCAGGAATTTCCAGGTCCACGTTGGGTTTTCGAGTATCGCGGGGTCCATTTTCACGTGGTAGCCCAGACGCATCCGCTGCTCCGAGACTTCAACCACGAAGAAGCCCTTTTCGGTCTGTCCCGTATTTACCCCATCGAGCGGCCGGTCCTCTGCTGTGGGCTGCCATTTGCGATAGCCAGTCCCGCTGTGACCGTAGCAATAGGCAATCACGTTGTATGGCTTCACTGCTTGATAGAAGGCGGTCCAGTCTTCAGCCACCCACCAATCGGTATCGAACCCACAATGGGCCACGATTACCACCGGGCGGCCACTGTTGCCAACCTGGGCTGCCAGATCGTCCTTCACAAATTGCAGCGCCATCTGCGGGTCGTGCCAGGGGAGCGAATAGCGAACTTTTGCATTCTGCTTATCGGCCGGGTAGAGATTCGTTTGAATGAAATGCACACCATTCCAGTCCCAGGAGTAATGCAGGCCATTCGGACTAACCGCGGTAATCAACTTTTTCTCGAGTCGCAGGAGATTGCGCCGCTTAATCTCCGCCTGCACACTACGTCGCTGTTTAATGAACTTCTCGGGCGGCCCATCGTGATTGCCCCATCCTTCAAACACGGGAAACTTGAGCAAGCCATCGGTTCCATCGAGCCCAAATTGCTTTTCGAAGTGCTGCCATTCGATCTCGGTCTCGCCGTTCTTGTCGCCGTCGTCAATCAAGTCCCCCAGGACCAAGACGCCTAGCGGTTTACCAATCTTCCCACCGCCAATTTTCTCCGGCCAACTTTGTTCGGCAATCGAGTTCATTCTCTCGATTGTCACACGATTCCGGTCATTTCGTTCCACCTTCTCGACCGCTTCGTAA
Above is a window of Anatilimnocola aggregata DNA encoding:
- a CDS encoding metallophosphoesterase, producing MLKPLRALTRSNLLLLAITAVVSPLTAAEPFTFIVTSDSHYEAVEKVERNDRNRVTIERMNSIAEQSWPEKIGGGKIGKPLGVLVLGDLIDDGDKNGETEIEWQHFEKQFGLDGTDGLLKFPVFEGWGNHDGPPEKFIKQRRSVQAEIKRRNLLRLEKKLITAVSPNGLHYSWDWNGVHFIQTNLYPADKQNAKVRYSLPWHDPQMALQFVKDDLAAQVGNSGRPVVIVAHCGFDTDWWVAEDWTAFYQAVKPYNVIAYCYGHSGTGYRKWQPTAEDRPLDGVNTGQTEKGFFVVEVSEQRMRLGYHVKMDPAILENPTWTWKFLLEKPIVHSASGPPKSPQ